One region of Armigeres subalbatus isolate Guangzhou_Male chromosome 3, GZ_Asu_2, whole genome shotgun sequence genomic DNA includes:
- the LOC134225375 gene encoding larval cuticle protein A2B-like, producing the protein MALKIAIFAAIIAAAHAIAVGYPGYHAGLPAVAKIAAPVVADYDPNPQYSYSYAVADAITGDNKSQQESRSGDVVTGSYSLIEPDGTQRVVEYTADPVNGFNAVVHRGPLAAKVIAPVAKIAAPYAAHPLAHPLAHPLAHPLAHPLARPYIG; encoded by the exons ATGGCTCTCAAA ATAGCAATCTTTGCTGCTATCATCGCCGCTGCGCATGCAATTGCCGTTGGATACCCAGGATATCATGCAGGACTCCCAGCAGTGGCTAAAATCGCTGCGCCAGTCGTTGCTGATTACGACCCCAACCCTCAGTACAGCTACAGTTACGCCGTTGCG GATGCAATCACCGGCGACAACAAGAGTCAACAGGAATCTCGCTCCGGAGACGTCGTAACCGGTTCGTACTCGTTGATCGAACCTGATGGCACCCAGCGCGTGGTCGAGTATACCGCCGACCCAGTGAACGGATTCAACGCCGTCGTGCATCGTGGTCCACTGGCAGCTAAGGTCATTGCCCCGGTAGCCAAAATTGCGGCTCCCTATGCTGCGCATCCACTGGCTCATCCGTTGGCTCACCCCTTGGCACATCCCTTGGCTCATCCACTTGCTCGCCCATATATCGGTTAA
- the LOC134225373 gene encoding larval cuticle protein A2B-like, with protein sequence MAFKFAVLAAVVAVANAVAIGYPAALPAAYPALGVAKVAAPLAYPAIAKVAAPVIAKAVDDYDPNPQYSYSYHIADALTGDNKEQQESRSGDVVTGSYSLVEPDGTRRVVEYTADPVNGFNAVVSRQPLAVKAVAPIAAPLAYPAVAKVAAPLGYPAAPLGYPAYGKAIIG encoded by the exons ATGGCATTCAAA TTCGCAGTTCTTGCTGCCGTCGTGGCCGTCGCTAACGCTGTTGCCATTGGATATCCAGCTGCTCTTCCAGCTGCCTATCCTGCCCTCGGTGTGGCCAAGGTTGCCGCTCCCCTGGCCTACCCAGCTATTGCCAAGGTCGCCGCTCCAGTGATCGCCAAAGCCGTCGATGATTATGATCCAAACCCACAGTACAGCTACAGCTATCACATTGCC GATGCCCTGACCGGAGACAACAAGGAACAACAGGAATCTCGCTCCGGAGATGTCGTTACTGGATCCTACTCTCTGGTCGAACCCGATGGCACCCGTCGTGTTGTTGAATACACCGCCGATCCTGTCAACGGATTCAACGCCGTCGTAAGCCGTCAGCCACTTGCCGTCAAGGCTGTTGCACCAATTGCCGCTCCGCTGGCATACCCAGCCGTCGCCAAGGTTGCCGCTCCATTGGGTTACCCTGCTGCCCCTCTTGGATACCCAGCCTACGGCAAAGCCATCATTGGTTAA